Proteins from a genomic interval of Crassostrea angulata isolate pt1a10 chromosome 7, ASM2561291v2, whole genome shotgun sequence:
- the LOC128192783 gene encoding serine-rich adhesin for platelets-like isoform X3, with the protein MTDKFGLGSGHEKRQTMNGDIDDGPAPLFISEEENSVVEKKKTVHNSTEKKRKEQIRHWIQQIGEQLPPLVTQKTEKERHGRSTLEIVEKACNYIKELKAKLENDEELQKVRLELDNMRAERDRLQEILKMAGYAATQETPPPSMAGSGQEPVVDQEQKKKTKKRNTINLQLDLKKQQQAAAAAAAQQQQESQQQNAALANGAAGMQDMLAQGIVGNPMTNFPNMMLGGAGQQLINQQMFMNSMMFGVPPAGGSQMPMGGQTLMGQQSDKNAAEAGAGLLQLAMQDAGITPSSSNSNSTQPEESLTTTSGQRSSANDQSMLGSALHTLASVASNTQNVTNVSQIPASQVQSNASLIQTGTTTTTTQSVNSMAPIMATGQQNMNGTMNMSFGQQQMATNMMQGNQVMNSGTPNAMQQIMFINEQGVPCIANVPVGIDPTSLGLPNMGKQIVGMDKSGNLLIQNVSGQKDDQQALLANTLAQQQMNLAMQGIQQPFQQGQTNVSMGANNMVQQPVNNQLALNQQLMQPMQGSIQGLNNPPNPQGLILPASQTGNLLTVNSVPNFSNPQNQLPQALLLPNGQIIPVVSNPNLFAPGQAPPNQLITPGGQPNAMQQGAGIPQRLPMPQNIMTSDGSQMIVTSTGQFQVAPQNNLNIQGQAAVQQGLLMTTNSILPQVSPSSSSTASGTTSLVTTSVITSTVTSTPGVNSNQKVKTTTSASSTTSPEEVLLSQNQANLVQAGIDSSSTVTSQVMTSDPNSASMKILNPQLQSVLHGQLGGSTAPILLTMNCNGQPTSILVDPTTMQVLGTVQTQQPPQQPNLNPSNPVGTSTPSKKNKKNAQRAICPKPQVSNTSSAITAVTSVMNPIVGTTVTLPTQANSAVGSGVWNSDKESMEALPAPSAPVTKKSSSKSKSKSKASKANSENQLEVQTKTDSSGEMGEQDILAKAAESIFSNISPVNFYNPANEDNPLQIDTSVCEGEEDGKESESPKKDASKGKVGATDNSAVLESDMSETNADDVRSKSKKDYPGPLKEQSPDENDILTNILKAAESNEQEKTSEGGNSSSNQVSESLFDMMSTTTVEPAKKSKKSKKSKAGNNTAEADDASAKNSTAINISEGKSSTQNSKKSNKKSKKNEQENTLKETVDEQESLISMPEEITFCENDIEDVLNQVEKMGNSFGSPTGSVGGKKSSKSKKDRSETADSEPANKKRKKNHSKEKSKEADPSQQGSSGAKASLSVYDFDEDTDFSTPLFPFHQTRNISGNSNAKNQTTAPGSDKTPTSSSSPLFSMPVITTESSSTTPLFEDFPMTPKKRGKHKKNRKAEEKTTENSVSQKSDSDLLDSHCVDRLDTETSIESDRNSFSEVSKKNGDNPMEKMDVEYSSKDNGFFDKTDTRQHSLSFPSEQTNSKTSTSVAFESQGSKEQQVSVGTQNMDTNRLDRTEGNLNSSRKSAMPRSNADPMTNLTVDTNDIESTVNNLLGLSPHMLSPSNQSNLRQKQVQQSPQLQTPKSASPASLKSPMASPAVTYQQQMHMSNDHIMSRTSISSSISNNPELSYSAESLFSSQSKHLDSSRSLDTNSSNLQQTSKMSAGSDSIMKSSEESSSAVRPKSIYSADNFVQSAKSDKSSKSAPNVISPPMSTNLSRVQNENSSDGFNFNNIGLNLSTPTTSANSFMDSLTMSPIISTIANSTSSSTPFTFTLSSVSSTNTTSTASMMQSSSSQSQNSTHQGNHNFPFYSPHQSPQRPPSHHQRQPTTSASPQHTNSAPNNISSSQPQRPPVNNLSNFDLNLPPSNSQMPPSQPSQRRSSRGEHDARMSQHMPTMAESQYSYGMSRNCSVQEQRPREPTSMPREEPPSFPNITVTTHEGPLNMGMSKSNPHKRMNDIGQGSMSSKSSGDSRTDRSSGVGYSMNSNMQPFFPPPNFSNSTSNPLETPPLHHRPILGSDNQGSMGVRGFDPVFSPSQGYNPVQQGFGSNRFESNNMPPFSQRDSGTQPLSHTPPNQVMDGRKSANPPASQTAKANKQPSQPMQGSQSNRAMNGPPSHRSGPTPPQAQPQGSHRPNPQQQLSQPPSQQSRSKSSSSSSRSSSKQSQKKKQNYVEMESGIPPHPAMFEANRMTPLFPLPPARSPPFPANLFGSGPHQGASMSKNSELSSPFNQLFPQARPQNGLGFQFNNFGMNSVHGAMSNSPQITPHSGSVTVTPHMSNFTFTNIFSDVNNSSQNDALNISPIKFPHPNTMLPPQGMDPNSLHHPHQQGSSIYHHHNRAHPSSVIHNAMNINSILGHNHHSFDSRGMSQGINTSVAPPFPGHGHPPGFGMPPLNFSMHDT; encoded by the exons ATGACCGACAAATTTG GACTAGGGAGCGGTCATGAAAAAAGACAGACGATGAACGGGGATATTGACGATGGACCGGCTCCACTCTTTATTTCTGAGGAAGAAAA CAGTGTGGTGGAGAAGAAGAAAACAGTCCACAACTCAACAGAGAAGAAACGGAAGGAGCAGATTCGGCACTGGATCCAGCAGATTGGAGAACAACTGCCTCCTCTGGTCACCCAGAAAACCGAGAAGGAAAGACATGGAAGG agtacCTTAGAAATTGTGGAGAAAGCCTGCAACTATATAAAGGAGTTAAAAGCAAAGCTAGAAAATg ACGAGGAATTGCAGAAGGTCCGGTTGGAGCTAGATAACATGAGGGCTGAAAGAGACCGGTTACAGGAAATTCTAAAAATGGCAG GATATGCTGCCACTCAAGAGACACCGCCCCCGAGCATGGCAGGATCCGGGCAGGAACCAGTGGTGGATCAAGAGCAAAAGAAAAAGACCAAGAAAAGAAACACCATCAATCTGCAGCTGGACCTGAAAAAGCAGCAACAGGCCGCGGCAGCTGCTGCTGCCCAGCAACAACAGGAAAGCCAACAACAAAACGCAGCATTGGCGAACGGTGCAGCGGGTATGCAAGACATGCTTGCACAGGGTATTGTGGGTAACCCCATGACAAACTTTCCTAACATGATGCTAGGTGGTGCAGGGCAGCAACTGATTAACCAACAGATGTTTATGAACTCCATGATGTTCGGTGTGCCCCCTGCTGGTGGCAGTCAGATGCCCATGGGAG GTCAGACTTTGATGGGACAGCAGTCGGATAAAAACGCTGCCGAGGCTGGAGCAGGGTTACTCCAACTGGCCATGCAAGATGCTGGCATCACCCCCAGTAGTAGTAACAGTAACTCCACACAGCCAGAAGAGTCCCTGACGACCACTTCAGGTCAGCGATCCAGCGCCAATGACCAGAGCATGTTGGGATCCGCCCTTCACACCCTCGCATCTGTAGCCTCAAATACTCAGAATGTGACAAATGTTTCACAGATCCCTGCGAGTCAAGTTCAATCAAACGCTTCGTTGATTCAGACTGGCACAACCACAACCACCACCCAGTCTGTCAACTCCATGGCACCCATCATGGCCACCGGTCAGCAGAACATGAATGGGACGATGAACATGTCCTTTGGACAGCAGCAGATGGCAACAAACATGATGCAGGGCAATCAAGTGATGAATTCTGGGACGCCTAATGCCATGCAGCAAATTATGTTCATCAATGAGCAGGGTGTTCCGTGTATTGCAAACGTTCCAGTGGGGATCGATCCCACTTCCCTCGGACTTCCAAATATGGGGAAGCAGATTGTGGGCATGGATAAAAGTGGGAATTTGTTGATTCAGAATGTGTCCGGACAAAAAGATGATCAGCAGGCACTTTTAGCCAACACTCTAGCTCAGCAACAGATGAATCTGGCAATGCAGGGTATTCAGCAGCCTTTTCAACAAGGGCAGACAAATGTCTCCATGGGAGCCAACAACATGGTACAACAGCCTGTGAACAATCAGCTGGCCCTGAACCAGCAACTCATGCAACCAATGCAGGGCTCAATTCAGGGCCTGAACAACCCCCCAAACCCCCAGGGCCTTATTCTGCCTGCCAGCCAGACTGGCAATCTTCTGACTGTTAATTCTGTTCCCAATTTCTCAAATCCACAGAATCAACTTCCCCAGGCCTTGCTTTTACCAAACGGCCAAATTATACCGGTTGTGTCTAATCCAAACTTGTTTGCGCCGGGTCAGGCCCCGCCCAATCAGCTGATTACGCCAGGAGGTCAGCCAAATGCAATGCAG CAGGGAGCCGGGATCCCCCAGCGTTTACCTATGCCTCAGAACATCATGACATCAGATGGTTCCCAGATGATCGTCACAAGCACTGGACAGTTTCAG GTTGCTCCTCAGAATAATTTGAATATTCAAGGGCAAGCTGCAGTGCAACAAGGATTGCTAATGACAACAAATTCCATCCTTCCGCAGGTGTCTCCCTCCTCGAGTTCTACAGCCTCCGGAACCACCAGCTTGGTGACGACCTCCGTCATAACCAGCACCGTGACCTCGACCCCAGGGGTCAACTCCAATCAAAAGGTCAAGACCACAACAAGTGCTAGTTCAACCACCTCTCCCGAAGAAGTGTTACTGAGTCAGAACCAGGCAAATCTGGTTCAAGCCGGAATAGACAGTTCTTCAACTGTGACATCACAAGTGATGACCTCTGACCCCAACAGTGCTTCGATGAAGATTCTCAATCCCCAGTTACAGAGTGTGCTGCATGGACAGTTAGGTGGGTCAACGGCGCCCATTCTTCTGACAATGAACTGTAACGGACAGCCCACTAGTATTCTTGTAGATCCAACCACCATGCAGGTTTTAG GAACTGTGCAAACTCAGCAACCTCCCCAGCAACCAAACCTGAATCCTAGCAACCCTGTGGGCACTAGCACCCCCAGCAAGAAGAACAAGAAGAATGCTCAGCGTGCCATCTGTCCCAAGCCCCAGGTGTCCAATACTTCTAGTGCTATAACTGCTGTGACTAGTGTGATGAATCCCATTGTTGGGACGACAGTGACTTTGCCCACTCAGGCTAATTCAGCTGTGGGATCAGGTGTGTGGAATTCAGACAAGGAATCCATGGAAGCGTTGCCCGCTCCTAGTGCTCCGGTTACCAAAAAGTCCTCATCCAAATCCAAATCCAAGTCTAAAGCCAGCAAAGCAAATTCAGAAAACCAACTGGAAGTGCAAACAAAGACTGACAGCAGTGGAGAAATGGGAGAACAAGACATTCTGGCCAAAGCTGCTGAATCCATCTTTTCCAATATCTCtcctgtgaatttttataaTCCGGCAAATGAAGACAATCCATTACAGATTGACACTAGCGTTTGCGAAGGAGAGGAAGATGGAAAAGAAAGTGAATCGCCCAAAAAGGATGCAAGCAAAGGAAAAGTAGGTGCTACAGACAATTCAGCAGTGTTAGAGTCAGACATGtctgaaactaatgctgatgATGTGAGAAGCAAGAGTAAAAAAGACTATCCTGGCCCTCTTAAAGAGCAATCTCCGGATGAGAAtgacattttaacaaatattttgaaggCAGCAGAGTCCAATGAACAAGAAAAGACATCTGAAGGTGGAAACAGTTCCAGCAATCAAGTGAGCGAGAGTTTGTTTGATATGATGTCGACAACAACGGTGGAACCTgctaaaaaatccaaaaaatctaAGAAATCCAAGGCAGGAAATAACACTGCTGAAGCTGATGATGCTAGTGCAAAAAATTCGACAGCAATAAATATTTCAGAAGGAAAATCCAGCACgcaaaattctaaaaaatcgaacaaaaaatcaaagaaaaacgAACAAGAAAATACCTTAAAGGAGACCGTTGATGAACAAGAGTCCTTAATCTCGATGCCCGAAGAGATCACTTTCTGTGAAAATGATATTGAGGATGTGTTGAACCAAGTGGAAAAAATGGGAAATTCGTTTGGGAGTCCCACAGGAAGTGTCGGTGGTAAGAAGTCTTCTAAGTCCAAAAAAGACAGGAGTGAAACCGCTGATTCTGAGCCAGCCAATAAAAAGAGGAAAAAGAATCACTCCAAAGAGAAATCCAAGGAGGCTGATCCATCTCAACAGGGTTCGTCTGGTGCCAAAGCCTCTTTATCAGTGTATGACTTTGATGAGGATACAGACTTTTCCACTCCTCTTTTTCCATTTCACCAGACTAGGAACATCAGTGGGAATTCCAATGCAAAGAACCAGACCACGGCTCCAGGCAGTGACAAAACTCCTACCTCTTCCTCCAGTCCGCTCTTCTCCATGCCGGTGATAACCACAGAATCGAGCTCAACCACACCACTTTTTGAAGACTTTCCTATGACGCCCAAAAAGCGTGGAAAGCACAAAAAGAACAGAAAGGCAGAGGAGAAAACGACAGAAAATTCCGTTTCCCAAAAATCAGATAGTGATCTTTTAGACTCTCATTGTGTGGATAGACTGGATACTGAGACCAGTATAGAGAGTGATAGGAATTCATTCAGTGAAGTGTCCAAGAAAAACGGTGATAATCCAATGGAAAAAATGGATGTTGAGTACTCCTCGAAAGACAATGGTTTCTTTGATAAAACTGACACAAGGCAGCATTCTTTATCTTTTCCTAGTGAACAAACTAACAGCAAAACTTCTACATCCGTAGCTTTTGAATCTCAAGGGAGCAAGGAACAACAGGTGTCAGTGGGCACGCAAAACATGGATACGAACAGACTGGACAGGACAGAGGGAAATCTGAACTCCAGCAGAAAGTCTGCCATGCCCAGATCTAATGCTGATCCAATGACCAATTTGACTGTGGATACAAATGATATTGAATCCACAGTGAACAATTTGTTAGGATTGTCCCCTCACATGCTCTCGCCAAGCAACCAAAGCAACTTGAGGCAGAAACAAGTGCAACAATCGCCACAGCTGCAGACCCCCAAATCTGCTTCCCCGGCCTCCCTGAAGTCGCCTATGGCTTCACCCGCCGTCACATATCAACAGCAGATGCATATGTCCAATGATCACATCATGTCCAGAACCTCCATTTCATCCTCCATATCGAACAATCCTGAACTCTCCTATTCTGCTGAGTCCCTGTTTAGCTCCCAGTCCAAACACTTGGACAGTTCCCGGAGTTTAGACACAAACTCCAGTAACTTGCAACAGACATCCAAGATGTCTGCTGGTTCTGATTCCATAATGAAGTCCAGTGAGGAAAGCTCAAGTGCAGTCAGACCCAAATCAATATACTCTGCTgacaattttgtgcaaagtgcTAAAAGTGACAAGTCGTCCAAATCGGCCCCTAATGTGATAAGTCCACCGATGTCGACAAACTTGTCCCGcgttcaaaatgaaaatagctccgatggatttaatttcaataacatTGGTCTCAATTTATCCACCCCTACCACATCAGCAAATTCTTTCATGGATAGTTTGACAATGTCTCCAATCATATCAACGATTGCAAATTCAACCTCATCCTCCACACCGTTCACTTTCACGTTATCTTCAGTCTCCTCCACCAACACTACATCCACGGCATCAATGATGCAGTCCTCCTCATCGCAATCTCAAAATTCAACACACCAAGGAAACCACAACTTTCCGTTTTATTCTCCACATCAGTCGCCGCAACGACCACCGTCTCACCACCAGCGACAACCAACAACATCAGCTTCGCCACAGCACACAAATTCTGCACCAAACAACATATCATCCAGTCAGCCTCAAAGGCCTCCAGTGAACAATCTCTCAAACTTTGACTTGAATCTACCGCCTTCCAACTCGCAAATGCCTCCCTCACAGCCGTCACAGCGGAGATCTTCTCGTGGCGAGCATGATGCTAGGATGTCCCAGCACATGCCAACCATGGCTGAGTCACAGTATTCTTATGGAATGTCAAGAAATTGTTCTGTCCAGGAACAGAGGCCAAGGGAGCCAACTTCGATGCCGCGAGAAGAACCCCCCAGCTTTCCAAATATCACAGTTACAACCCATGAGGGACCACTTAATATGGGCATGAGCAAATCTAATCCACACAAACGAATGAACGACATTGGACAAGGAAGTATGTCCTCCAAATCTAGTGGTGACTCCAGGACAGATAGGTCATCTGGAGTCGGTTACAGTATGAACAGCAACATGCAGCCATTTTTTCCACCTCCCAACTTTTCCAACTCCACCAGTAACCCCTTGGAGACTCCACCTTTGCACCACCGTCCCATCCTAGGGAGTGACAACCAGGGCAGTATGGGTGTTCGGGGCTTTGACCCAGTTTTTTCACCCTCTCAAGGTTACAATCCTGTCCAGCAAGGTTTTGGGAGTAATAGGTTTGAAAGCAACAACATGCCACCCTTTTCACAGAGGGATTCGGGGACCCAGCCGCTGAGTCACACTCCTCCCAATCAAGTGATGGACGGCCGCAAGTCTGCCAATCCTCCTGCATCTCAGACGGCCAAGGCCAACAAACAGCCTTCTCAGCCCATGCAGGGAAGCCAGTCTAACAGAGCCATGAACGGTCCCCCTTCACACAGGTCAGGGCCCACACCTCCACAGGCTCAGCCCCAGGGTTCCCACAGACCAAACCCTCAGCAACAACTCTCTCAACCTCCCTCTCAACAATCCAGATCAAAGTCATCAAGCTCAAGTTCAAGGTCTTCGTCAAAACAGtcacaaaagaaaaaacaaaactacGTGGAGATGGAGAGTGGTATACCCCCACACCCTGCCATGTTTGAGGCCAACAGAATGACACCTCTGTTTCCCCTACCCCCAGCCAGATCTCCTCCATTCCCGGCAAACTTGTTTGGTTCGGGACCTCATCAAGGTGCTTCTATGTCCAAAAATTCTGAACTCAGTAGTCCTTTCAACCAACTGTTTCCCCAAGCCCGTCCGCAAAATGGACTTGGATTTCAGTTTAATAATTTTGGAATGAATAGTGTCCATGGTGCCATGTCTAACTCGCCCCAGATTACCCCTCACTCTGGAAGTGTCACTGTGACTCCGCACATGTCAAATTTCACCTTCACAAACATCTTCTCGGACGTCAATAACTCTTCACAGAATGATGCGCTAAATATCTCACCCATCAAGTTTCCTCATCCGAATACCATGCTCCCTCCACAAGGCATGGATCCAAATTCACTTCATCATCCACATCAACAGGGTTCATCCATCTACCACCACCACAACCGAGCTCATCCATCATCCGTCATCCACAATGCCATGAACATCAATAGCATACTGGGCCATAATCACCACAGCTTTGATTCTAGGGGAATGTCGCAAGGAATAAATACCTCTGTGGCCCCTCCTTTTCCCGGACATGGGCACCCCCCAGGGTTTGGAATGCCCCCACTCAATTTCTCCATGCATGACACATGA